In a genomic window of Saprospiraceae bacterium:
- a CDS encoding TIGR03986 family CRISPR-associated RAMP protein, which yields MKTAKLIKQGKGWQLAGEKTLPVTGDFGLTDDMNGQEVEFDNSGGPVKVIRFNGKDYTKQQTQQQDMAKYQKHYGNERHGKYQQQGNRGNQGGGGRQNEPARAPYNFVPLNDIVVPAETGVGFDSFAEGRLSGYIELEVKALSPLFIKGHDGEFFRANENLYIPGSSIRGLTRHILEIASYSALTIFEDKVFYRRSTLTDDGDKVYAGFMRYMNGGYLIFPGNAKQEPSSDIRQAYKYKFSNDACTFSTGKFGHRLIVWKINISEGIEKPVPSRVIKSYQSDNTRSEQAIDLIKSLRKGLILNSIGEKINRETIEIPKELGIPVFYRLNDNGTVYSIGHAKYHRMPYSSSVSDHVHQTKLTNGFDFAASIFGTTEHASKVFFEDLHPLSEVQTVLDEAKHPKILSSPKPTTYQHYLEQQKGVSPKKWSDAGVPIRGFKNYWHRKTSSDLRDPHTWIETKKEITKSHHPPINPVSQGSVFGGKIRFENLTRQELGALLLSLDLPQGCGHKLGLGKPLGLGSIQIVPNLTLINRKARYAEVFDSEATWSAAEELVEKMTPYEDAFAKYIAKHTQQQIDDSNSYWEKDARMKELKHMLTLEQMPGRVSWENRTRYMEIERNVNEQITNEYKYRPILPPPLRSSKTQHIHQRLTNHDPPPTSQRSDPSEPATDYRAPAGASGVGCKQRWFFEYSRMDKKCLRKTQEKAS from the coding sequence ATGAAAACCGCAAAATTGATCAAGCAAGGCAAAGGCTGGCAACTGGCAGGGGAGAAGACGCTCCCTGTAACAGGTGATTTTGGACTTACCGATGACATGAACGGTCAGGAAGTTGAATTTGACAATTCGGGAGGGCCGGTCAAGGTCATTCGCTTCAATGGCAAAGATTACACCAAACAACAAACACAGCAGCAGGATATGGCAAAGTATCAAAAACATTACGGAAATGAACGCCACGGTAAGTATCAGCAACAAGGCAACCGAGGCAATCAAGGCGGCGGCGGACGACAAAATGAACCTGCTCGGGCGCCATATAATTTTGTGCCACTGAATGATATCGTGGTACCCGCCGAAACTGGGGTTGGGTTTGACTCTTTTGCAGAGGGGAGATTGTCGGGGTATATTGAGTTAGAAGTCAAAGCGCTTTCGCCGCTTTTCATCAAAGGGCATGATGGTGAATTTTTCAGAGCAAACGAAAATCTATACATTCCAGGAAGCTCAATAAGAGGCCTGACAAGGCACATACTAGAAATTGCTTCATATTCTGCCTTAACCATATTTGAGGACAAAGTCTTTTATCGTCGTTCAACGCTCACTGATGATGGTGATAAAGTATATGCTGGTTTCATGAGATACATGAATGGGGGATACTTGATTTTTCCAGGAAATGCTAAGCAAGAACCCAGTTCAGACATACGCCAAGCCTATAAGTACAAATTTAGCAACGATGCCTGCACCTTTTCTACCGGAAAGTTTGGCCATCGTCTTATTGTATGGAAGATTAATATATCCGAGGGGATAGAGAAACCAGTACCAAGTCGCGTGATTAAAAGTTATCAATCCGATAATACGAGGAGCGAGCAAGCGATTGACCTGATAAAATCTTTGAGAAAAGGTTTGATTCTAAACTCAATAGGAGAAAAAATCAACAGGGAAACTATTGAGATTCCAAAAGAATTAGGTATCCCGGTATTCTATCGTCTAAATGATAATGGTACAGTTTACTCTATTGGCCACGCCAAGTATCACAGGATGCCGTACTCCTCATCCGTTTCTGACCATGTCCATCAGACTAAACTAACGAATGGATTTGATTTTGCCGCGTCTATTTTCGGAACAACGGAGCACGCCAGCAAGGTGTTTTTTGAAGACCTGCATCCGCTTTCAGAAGTGCAAACAGTACTGGATGAAGCGAAACACCCGAAGATACTTTCCTCACCAAAACCAACTACCTACCAACATTATCTTGAACAACAAAAGGGCGTATCACCGAAAAAATGGTCGGATGCAGGAGTTCCTATTAGAGGTTTCAAAAATTATTGGCACCGCAAAACGAGTAGTGATCTACGTGATCCCCATACTTGGATAGAAACAAAAAAGGAGATCACAAAAAGTCACCATCCCCCAATCAATCCGGTTTCACAGGGAAGTGTTTTTGGGGGTAAAATCCGATTCGAGAATCTTACCAGACAGGAGCTTGGAGCGCTTTTGCTTTCATTGGATTTACCCCAAGGATGTGGGCATAAGCTTGGTTTAGGAAAACCGCTTGGACTGGGATCAATCCAGATCGTCCCTAATCTTACGTTAATCAATCGAAAGGCACGTTATGCTGAAGTTTTTGACTCAGAGGCTACCTGGTCTGCCGCAGAAGAACTTGTTGAGAAGATGACTCCATATGAAGACGCTTTTGCCAAATATATTGCAAAGCATACTCAACAGCAGATAGATGATTCTAACTCCTATTGGGAGAAAGATGCTCGAATGAAAGAGCTCAAACATATGCTTACTTTAGAACAGATGCCAGGGAGGGTTTCTTGGGAAAACAGGACACGCTACATGGAAATTGAGCGGAATGTCAATGAGCAAATAACGAATGAATATAAATACCGCCCCATCCTCCCCCCCCCCCTCCGAAGCAGTAAAACCCAACATATACACCAAAGACTAACCAACCATGACCCTCCTCCAACTTCTCAGCGCTCAGACCCTTCAGAACCTGCTACCGATTATCGCGCTCCAGCCGGAGCGAGTGGTGTCGGTTGCAAGCAAAGGTGGTTTTTTGAATACAGCCGAATGGATAAAAAATGCCTACGAAAAACTCAGGAAAAAGCATCCTGA